A region of Leifsonia xyli DNA encodes the following proteins:
- a CDS encoding acyl-CoA thioesterase II — protein MTEPLDSLLTALDLTDTGARTSEDIFTGPSQWMPLGRVFGGQVLAQSIVAATRTVEPDRAIHSMHGYFLRPGDVNFPITFSVDRIHDGRSFSTRRTQAYQNGLPILSMIASFQTEDDGFEHQDAMPEGLPDPESLPSTATSLEDVRHPVAQYWASQRPFDMRHVTSPVYLSVEGERVAHQSVWFRTIGDMPDDPALHRAALAYASDYTIMESVMRRHGIAWATPGLKAASLDHAMWWHRPARVDEWLLYVQESPTAGGGRGLSNGRIFSRDGRLVASVAQEATIRLPRD, from the coding sequence GTGACCGAGCCCCTGGATTCCCTGCTGACCGCGCTCGATCTCACCGACACGGGCGCCCGCACCAGCGAGGACATCTTCACCGGTCCCTCCCAGTGGATGCCGCTGGGCCGCGTGTTCGGCGGCCAGGTGCTGGCGCAGTCCATCGTGGCTGCGACCCGTACCGTGGAGCCGGACCGGGCCATCCACTCGATGCACGGCTACTTCCTGCGGCCGGGGGATGTGAACTTCCCCATCACGTTCTCGGTGGACCGCATCCACGACGGCCGCTCGTTCTCGACACGGCGCACGCAGGCGTACCAGAACGGTCTGCCGATCCTGTCGATGATCGCGTCGTTCCAGACCGAGGACGACGGCTTCGAGCACCAGGATGCGATGCCCGAGGGCCTGCCGGATCCGGAGTCGCTGCCGTCGACGGCCACCTCCCTGGAGGATGTGCGGCATCCCGTCGCACAGTATTGGGCCAGCCAGCGGCCGTTCGACATGCGGCACGTCACCTCGCCGGTGTACCTGTCGGTGGAGGGCGAGCGGGTCGCGCACCAGTCGGTGTGGTTCCGGACCATCGGCGACATGCCCGACGACCCGGCGCTGCACCGCGCGGCGCTGGCCTACGCGAGCGACTACACGATCATGGAGTCGGTCATGCGCCGGCACGGGATCGCGTGGGCGACGCCGGGCCTCAAGGCCGCCAGCCTTGACCACGCGATGTGGTGGCACCGGCCGGCGCGGGTCGACGAGTGGCTGCTGTACGTGCAGGAGTCGCCGACCGCCGGCGGTGGCCGCGGCCTCTCGAACGGCCGCATCTTCTCGCGCGACGGCCGCCTGGTCGCGAGCGTCGCCCAGGAGGCCACCATCCGCCTCCCCCGCGACTGA